The Neomonachus schauinslandi chromosome 4, ASM220157v2, whole genome shotgun sequence genome includes a region encoding these proteins:
- the RPL22 gene encoding 60S ribosomal protein L22, which translates to MAPVKKLVAKGGKKKKQVLKFTLDCTHPVEDGIMDAANFEQFLQERIKVNGKAGNLGGGVVTIERSKSKITVTSEVPFSKRYLKYLTKKYLKKNNLRDWLRVVANSKESYELRYFQINQDEEEEEDED; encoded by the exons ATGGCGCCCGTG AAAAAGCTTGTGGCGAAGGGGGgcaaaaaaaagaagcaagttcTGAAGTTTACCCTTGACTGCACCCACCCTGTAGAAGATGGAATCATGGATGCTGCCAATTTT GAGCAGTTTCTTCAAGAGAGAATCAAAGTGAATGGAAAAGCTGGGAATCTCGGTGGAGGGGTTGTAACAATtgaaagaagcaaaagcaagATTACTGTAACTTCTGAGGTGCCTTTTTCCAAAAG GTATTTGAAATATCtcaccaaaaaatatttgaagaagaataATCTCCGTGACTGGTTGCGCGTAGTTGCTAACAGCAAAGAGAGTTACGAGTTGCGTTACTTCCAGATTAACCAAgacgaggaagaggaggaagatgaggattAA